The sequence acatccctagactgtgaatgcgttcacatagtgtttttttgaaaactaacaaagaccagtgtgtgaaaatatttcttagccaggcatatcagtaaaaacacacctgcaaaaagaaatgttttttccccgcttacatttctgtgtgtatgtgaaagtctggttaactccctgtctgcatgagtttaaatacgtgtgtatatatatatatatatatatatatatatatatatatatatatatatatatatatatataaatatatctcttataaaaatatatatatatttatatataatattttatttttttttatattgcaggagtacacacaacattgatggcattaagtataccttgtatgaaacctatttaaatggtgagaaacatgattgaattaagtaataaacatttgtttaagcacaatactgttagagtctcatacttaggatatttctcaaacattaggcctgtattattaaaatagtgttttcacaaggaagcatgaagtgtattagtttgtgtataccagtttatatagtactatatatatatatatatatatatatatatatatatatatatatatatatatatatatatatatatatacacatatatacatatatatatacacatatatacatatatatatacacatatatacatatatatatacacatatatacatatatatatacacatatatacatatatatatacacatatacatatatatatatacacactctcacactcacactcacactcactcagtgtgtgtgtgtgtgtgtgtgtgtgtgtgtgtgtgtgtgtatatatattattatacattctgagatgttatagaaacgaacacacaactgattaaaggacaaaattacaatggccaagcaaggcaaaggtaagtaataatttacacataatcctgctgtacacgtacaagaaagatgtttgcacttacttaggtgttttaataattgcatgtgactaatatgcatatgcaattcttacatcaattaacacacccaaatgcaatgttttgctgcaaagtcaatggcagcttctctaaacttagcaactggctcctggtggaccattactgaacagacgattacaacataaatatttataacacaattaattatgagtgttaacatttccaaaacttcacgtgtacaagaacatagttgaaagtttggaaacaacacagtcttcagcatacatacaatagtaattagataatctgaagtcaacaaaacaaggccaaagacatattttctgaattataacatttattttttttgttccttttgcgagcgagtaacaggcctgcttgttgtctcttgaattttcctttttcttttgccaccaactttaggcacaacagagccactttgagtggcctctggcacttcacgggcagggcttgtggccagtgactgttcacctacggggcttgtggccagtgactcacctacagggcttgtggccagtgactcacctacagggcttttgggcagtgattcacctacagggcttttgggcagtgattcacctacagggcttttgggcagcgattcacctacagggcttttgggcagcgattcacctacagggcttttgggcagcgactcacctacagggcttttgggcagcgattcacctacagggcttttgggcagcgactcacctacagggcttttgggtagtgactgttcacggacagggcttgtgcccagtgacacatgtgagcaagttggtagacactgcacaagtgatggttggtctgtttcatgtgtgtcttgttttgtttttgtcgcctcctttgtaggtgtctgctgctgaatttgtacagatggcagcggtaggatgtcatcaggaacctgcacagcaatgtctgctacttgaccggtaacatttgggcctggtgaatgaatatcagatgaatgtggtgaaaactgacctgcatgaacagatcctggctgggaggtgttgaattgtggtacattagtcattctccagtaattagcttgtgtttgctgaacaactaatgcttcgaatgaggtgttgattttttgcaactgtttaggcacttcaatgaagactctgtggagatgtgccaattgtgatactgtttcttcctgcagtccaatcatcctttccagcactgtcatcatgtctgaatggcgacgattttctgcgtccactatttttccctctgaagctacaattgcatcgtatgtggaagttgatggacgatttggcggtacaacagtttctattggcacctcttcatggtcacatgattgtatttcagtctcttctgtggcgtcatcctcatcatactcatcatcctcatcaccatgatgttctaaaaagaaatgtacacattattaaatggcatgttaatgtatgctgtgttactatgtaattgtactgtgtcctaagtaacacctaacatgttagcatacgttttataacctcattaaaaactaccttgacttacgaataatgtttggactcagtatgaaatatgaatgaatgaaaagttgctctaaactcagaagtcctacatgataattaacatcactaacacaatacatgttgccttacacttaattttcactgacactaagtaatcctatttaaagaagatgtgcaaaacaaataatgcacatgacaacataacatatagaagagcacatattatatggccagcaaatgatacactcaccttctagtagtgttgagctggctgacccaggtgaagacacttgttccatctcaggtgacacatgtcctccaggggcaactatatataacaataacataagttttacatttacatgtgtaaatattgaacaaacacttattgtatgttctgtatttatgattaactaacaacatcagttccttaaccgaaaatgtgtgtgaaagtgaacataaatagttgtaataacactgtacatgcctgtgtacttagaatttttgagttccctaacatacaacatactatgtttctgcagtaatgcgtgaggataaatagattaaatgagtacataaaaatcatatgttgtgtagtgatatcagtatcataatgtacataactatcatgagatgaccattcacaatggttatcatgaaggtggtcatattgcaaaaagtgttgtttttggtagaggatatgtgtggtacattaatcgaagatgtggcacacctgaatgtggctgtgactcaacaagacaacacatgcagtgtgtgataatgtgtctttcatagtagttcaactatagatatgagtgaactaatgtgtgacgtacggtttgataagtaatgagttgttggggcatttagtagctagagttaagctttcaaatgagtgtgattaacttcagttgtgctattcaggttgtaagaaaggtattcccttccccaaaaagcctaatcagccacacctttcaatgacttgaaacaggtgcaaatggtgtgaactaagttgaccgtgaaatgaggctgtaattagtgtgtgtgctgaaccccaccccctctgttgaagtgtatgctgtgatgagatattaattgcagctgctttaacacaatggtagatgagctaagtagtcatctgcagtgtttaagttatgaaaacaatgacataacatatgatacgtgtgcctcattatgctgtctgtatatgacataaagcaaaaatggaccttttcataagcaactatagatgtgttagtgccagtgatgtttgtaggccgttacatgcaatttctttgatgcatgcttaaaataggcagtaatgtcatgtttgtcggagtaaaatcaataaaatacacaataatatgatacatatttctgttctgtacctgtagctactaataatttctcatgaacatgtgttacacatgtgtactaccctgttgttccccatcttcgcccaccatcaattgcttccactgcagctatgcattttgggaattcacatgtaaatgagcacgcaatggcacgtgctatattagttactgcttttagtaggactactacatatatgtctattttgagatatatatatacagaatcagacatatacatatatagatgcaggtatgcttatattgtgaagacagtataaaaagcagtgtaaatatgcaaaataactgtaagcaacgacacgcctagtacagtaatatttatcacctgctggaaattgtgacggataaattccaatgtcacggtcaccagccaagccttccacgacgacggtaagtaattttggccgaagcagctcctccaatggagtcaatatgagacgttgtggtgtgggcccacctccagtgccagtagcatgcacgcgttggtcttgtattttctttttcaatttggacctaatatcatcaaatcttttccgacaatgatacttgtccctgacactattcccacaggcattgacaccaatgactattgtgtcccacatttcttttttgcttgctgcacttgtccgcccttgaaaaacatataaaagatatgaggtaaatgaataataatataagcaccagtttcctacactgctagctgttccaagagatagcaaacatgctgttttatgtgtaatatgtgcagcacatgagcattcactactaaacctatacatgtaagcaaggttgcattcatattgtatgcagttctggcaaattgaccgcctgtgtttatttgtccttgtaaggcatgataaaaagctgtgtttccacactaatgaacatagaaagatattgtgtacccatatttgcatatgaacaaaactcagatgacctaggatcacatgtatttgaataataaatgtaaagttacacttacctactaaatgtccatagagactgtcatagtgctccagaatgccagtgacaagagccctattttcctggtcattgaagcgaggattacgtggcttctccacacgttttttccgagcaggtttagggtcagagcttggctggtgctgactggactctccttcttccaatggaagagcctccaaaagctggccaccagcaagcacgccaccaccagacaccccatcagcaactgcgccaccagcagcactcccagcaccagcactcccactcctagcaccagcactcacactcctagcaccagcactcacactcctagcaccagcactcacactcctagcaccagcactcccactcccagcaacagcactcccactcccagcaacagcactcccactcccagcaacagcactcccactcccagcaacagcactcccactcccagcaacagcactcccactcccagcaacagcactcccactcccagcaacagcactcccactcccagcaacaccactcggtgcaccagcaacatcactcccctgaacagtacgttcactccgacgcgtactcccacgagtagcactcccactcccaccagcatcactcttcccacgctttgcgggcatacttccagcactcacaaaaaacagacaagaaatgtacaggcaatcacacgaaacacttccacatataaaacaagacaaagatgtaaacaaaacaacaaaggacaaagctcacccaatacacaacaagtctctcagtcaatatgcaaatcttcaatcgtccagctctgtgcgtctctctctctctctcactcccaacaacacagagaatgattagcagtacacgttgcctttaaatatggcgcgcaatcaaaaacatgcttgtttcgcctgattcagcaagatttgtgattgtgcaacctaacagcaccccgccacgcacgccgatacacctgtgtgtgatcggctcatcatcgtgagagtgggcggatttgttttctggttgattttgaatgtattcggcacttactgcatacggagagggaaaaacgccaataacatgactaatcgataagcttgccgatttcacataatcgtcgcttactgcatgaggcccttaatctgaGATTTAGCCAGCATCATTAACACTAGTGTATAGATCGCTTTCATTCACACTTCCCCCATAAAAGTTAATTTAGTCCAAATCTACGCAGGACTTTATTTATCAATATCTTTCATTACTTATTACCAGTTTTGTACAGTAGATGCAATTGTGCCTGGCTTTCTGCAGTTTTGAAGTTctcaaaataaatacaaacaaacatgtTATGATTGCCACATACAGTAACAGGCTTAACTTGACAACTCATAAATCATGTAGAAATCTGAGATGCCCAGATTGTCAAAAAATGAAGAGTTATGTTGTATGTGTGTCGCAATGACTTCTTATTAAACACCTTCGGCATATCTTCATTATCCTTTCTTACTATTTGAATAAAgcttatagtaaaaaaaaaatgagacgATTCATTTCTTGTTCCTTGTTTGTAGGTATTTTCTGCCAGGATATTTATATAAATGTCAATAATTATAATGTAAACTAAAATTTGACATCTCACGTGTCTGGTTAATGAGGGTGTTTGCTAAATGCATTTCCAGTCCCACAACAGTATACACAATAGTATATCAAATGATATGGACATTACAAAGGGGATGAGTGGAGGTAGGATTCGCACTTAGAGCTGTGCAAACATTGTACTTTGGTTAGCAGGGCAATTTCTTCATAAATAATGATCACAACAAAATACAGGAAAACTTTACGCTTTGGTCCCTCTTAAACGCAAGACGTTTATCTGCAAAATATCTATAATCCTGCATGTAACCTAGTCTCTCCTACTTTCAAAATTAACATTCTGCCCTTGGGTCCCGTGGGGAAACTTTCtaggtaatttaaaaaaaaaacaatttttacaTTCTCACACTTTTTTTTTGGTGAATtgtgaaatggaaaaaaaatcatatttgggCTTGATACAAATTATTCTCACATCCCAATTGTTATCAATAAAAAAGAGAGATCTCTGACATGCACATGAGGGACGGGCAGCTTGACCGCAGAAActgactgcccccttccccatGTTTTGCTAACCATGGCCCCCTTTTTGCCCTTTTTCGTTGGGGCTGTGATCCCTGAGCCTGTCAGGTTTGTCCCATTCCTCAGATCCATCAAGGGGGCATGAATGGATGcaaagagagaggcaggggggcagGTGGCTAGTGGAGGAGGTGAGAAGCAAAGGACTGTGGTGTccaagggggaggaagtagccTGAGAACCCAGTCATACACTTCCAGGCTGGAACAAAACACCCGACCACTATCCCTTTTGGAACGGTagaggtttaaaaaataaatgtataatgcTTATGtatcccctttccctatgcctaaaggaAAACCGTGGGCAGCGgtacctgtatgctcacaggaggtctgagcttgAGCTCTgtttctgggagcctggggtgagctctctctctctctctctgtgcaacgcctccacctatgagggatccagcattggcgggatgactcctcataggacaaAATACAACAGTAATAACAATATATcaccacactatatatatatgtagccctttttctgaaccctcccaaaggaactactggtcgctgtacaacacctgctccaggagatctgagcctccgctagctgggagcctggggtaacacttacacatttccttagcgcagcgcctccacttacccaggatccccgtgatgtgagattcccctgggcaagaaacatacaacaccttatgattgtaactgtTTTTTACTAATGataatgcaacgtagcaataacacatacatatacttatactctaacggtataactttAGCGGCTGCCCCCTCATCAgggcaacgtctccgtcccctcaccgcgtgccccacacaccgtgtccatatattaatgtgatgatactatatggtataggctcagtcttgtaaccactcgctcagtgttcctacaaagagtttagcctaaggcgggatcagcgcctgatgaccggtgttggtgcacttgatgatatagtacctgccgagcactccagtgctcggatccgcaactgcttcacaaaggatccgtcgagttccggcccgacatccaggatccaccatcCGGGAAGACCCCAACAAgatggcctctgcaaccgcaacgaagggcagcgcccaaccttctgcacgggtACGCAGCGTCAATGGAGTCCTTATCTGACTCTGTGAACTACCGTGACATtcgctgcactataggccgtccctacagcacagcaaccttggatGGCTTTGAGGAAcctcctagggcctacggggtagcctatcctatgcaggtggtcactgaccccctgcacccacactacctttcCCGTGCctacccgggtcccctctggctaactcagcctaatgcctgcagcaaacacactgcatacacacaggcaacctgcagcaacaacacacagcacacgctgctcacactgtgcctacttgtcagcgctcacagcactaccagccatgACACTGACAAGCCTGTACCCTCatacacctaagggcagagtccctaacctaggggctgtcTCTCAGttctacccactaccctaacagggattggggcctgcctgggacttggggatccttacctggtgcaggagccacttgctccctgcacccttccttccccttcctgctcccagcttcaactgccgtTTACAGCGCGTGAAATGTATCTTATTCTGGCTGTctgggaatccttggccctcattggccactatcagaCACCTGGTGCTTGCCTCCCTATGCCTCCttggagttgtagttcccaggaggctgctatggcattggggccgcgttcgcacttgtcctgcgcatgcgcaggtatccaatggccgccgcaacctctcccttGCTATCCCTGCCCTCGAGCGACTTCCTAAGGGCTGCCGGAACGCTCTGGCtattgctgcgcatgcgcgatccctcgcacgctcgcgcaacctgtcatggcggcccccactagccgggtgcgccgccggagctccagggatgccgagcaCGCCCTGCaccggcccccaccctcgcgaagtgccggcgggtccgtcgctgcctccggcggtacccgcgaccactcggcactcgcggaggggggtcagtgagtgAAAAATAAccccggggctacatatatatatactatatactatatacagtatatatatgaatGATCTTTACTACACACAATGTAATGCAACCATAACATACATATGATAACCAACACCCTGAGTGGTTTCCCTCCAAAGTACTGAAGGTGCCGGGGTACCAACAACCTCAGGTGTCCGTACCtgcaatcccacccaagtgtgaggtagcgctacccccctgTGTTGTGAAAcattggtgcacttattataccttcctgggtactccagtacaccAGGGGCAGCATCCGAACTGACTCTGAAGCAGGTCCTGTGCAGCGGGGCCTCCGACAATTATCCCCTCTCACCTAAGAGTTCAGGCCTCCACGTTGGTGAGATCCAGCCAGAGAGTCTCAGACAAATGTCTCAGAATACTGCTGCCTGGTCCCAGGCTGCAGGTCATCAGTCCACCAGCACAGCAGTCTACTATACTGCTAAGGGGAAGGTTCCCTATCTGTGTCTTCCCTAAAATACTCCGCTACAATGACTcaggcctaactggggcctaagggggcaaGGTCTGGCCTAATCCATGGAGCTCTGCTCCCGGGATGCTACCTTCCAGGTTGCCGCCTCCATTCGCTCTGAATATCCCTCCCGGTCCCGCGGAGGATATTCTCACTCCTAAAATGGCCGCTCATGCCTTTTTCCGCAGTGCATTCTGGGGGTTGTATTCCCTAATGCATTTTCAAGACATTTAAATATGGCTTCCACTCCGGCCgcaactgcacatgcgcaaccagTCCACAACGGACACAGCTACTTCTCTTCACTCGCGCTGAGTTCTGCTGGGCAACCAagcagttccccctcaccggaggaaaggagggggactctgctacactTATAATGGTTATTATGTTTGTCACAGCTGCGGCAGTGTTGCTACATTGGGTAGGATGAAACCCTGGCAGAGTTTGTGGAGTTACAATATGGGGCCTAGGTTAGGCAATTTGAGCAGAGGGATCTATATCTACTGTGTGGTGGGTACAGGGAGCTTCCTCGGTTGGGTTTGGTTAATCTGGAAGGAGCTGGAGTGCTGAGCAAAGCCTGGCTGATTTGATGCGACCACGGTCAAGTGCCAATGACTGGTTAACAGGTTGGGCACTCAGGAACGGTACAAGTGGGTTTGAAAtatgttaaataaatatttatggtTTAATAAAAGCTGTAATCGTTTTAACCCCAGTTCGGTGTCGTGTGGGTATTCATCTGTTGTGTCAATGTGGGTCGGTATGTTGGGGTTGGAGCAAgggtaaggggagaagagagctcGAAGGTTACAAGGTCGAGAAACATCAGAGGGGGCACCTTGAAGCTACTAAATTAGAAGACTGGAAAAAGAGCAGAAGGGAAAGATGATTTGTAATCAGAAAACAACACGAACACTCAATATAGTGATTTTGACATTCTTACAAATGGGGACGGAATACTAACTGGGAGTGGATGATGTTTATTCTACCCCTTGTCTAAGTCAGGATGGAATATTTATTGTAGTTTACAGTaggtataaatatttttttttcttagctTAAGTTTCCAGCACCTTTTGGTCATACAAAAACTCAACTGTCTGCAATAACTTTGTAATGTAAATAATAAGTGCACCTGTTCACATAATTTCCCATATCAATTAGAATTCTAAATGACTTGGTAATAATCTTGCACAGGATGAGAATTGTGACTATCTTTCCCTGATTGATGGACAGCATCGGACATGTTGGTACAAGtatgttcttcttttttttttcccacgCCTACATATTAGGGCCTGCTGATTTTCACAGACACTCCTTATTCTTCACATAAAAACGCCACTATCCTTTGTAATGACAGAAAATTACTTCACATTGTCATAAAATAAATTGTGGTAATAATACATTGTTTATTTTGACAGTGACAGGGCTGTGCCACTAGAGGGCAACAACCCATACAACTATAAAAGCAAATAACAATTACAATAAGGGAATGGTGACTCTTTCATCATGTGATGGAAAGTCGGGGTTGATCACACAAAACATGGCTAACCCAGATACAGATCATTTTTCCATGCGCCACCATTAAATTAATGCATATATTACAGAATTGGAAACAATAAGTATTGTATATTTAGTTTGGACTAGGAACAAAATACTCTACTCTTATGCCCCATGAAGACATTTTGCTTCTGTGTAAGTGGTTAAAAGTGAGCAAATAGGACGAAGGGAATAAGGAATCTCCAAGGGTTAGGGTTTGCCCCCTCAATTTTTTTCAAATTGGTTTTCCAATAGTTTTATAAACAAAACTTTTGCATTTTAAAGGTATTTCATATTCAAAGTTTGTACATTTGTTTTCGAGTAATTTTATAGACAAAGATATTGCAATTATTGAAGGTGTTACATGTCCTATTAACAGTTTATACATTTCTAATATATAAGTGACATAAAACACATTGTGAAGAACTCCATTTGAAGGAGAAAAGGGAAATAGTCAATTTGACAAATAAAAGGGCGTTAAGACAcatttacacatttatattttgttcatgcAGAATGTGagcaacataaaacatatatgcaTATTTCATAAGAGATACTTTTGAGAAAGATAATGAAGATGAATAAAATTAACATAATATTGAACAATAACAaacaaaaattaaactaaaccttGTCCCGTTCTAGAAGGGGATGAACCCATCTTGATCACAGAGGGACGACCAAAAATATCTGGCTTATATCTAACTTTAATATCAAGTGGTTCCATTATTAATGCAAAAATAAGGGGCAAGAGAGGGCAGCTTTGTCGTGTGCTATTGGAAATAACGTAAGATTCTGATAGTATACCGTTTATTCTGACTTTTGCAGAAGGATTGCTGTAAAGCGCCATTATCCAGTTTAAGAAATTGGTGTTTAGACTGGCGTTGACTAACACAGAGCGCATGAACTTCCATTTAACACGATCAAATGCCTTTTCAACATCTAGAGAAAGGAGCATAGCAGGAATTTTGCTTTTATtactgtaacggtgtttcccatATCCGGtgggagatccccctgttaccaggtgtatggtgcatgctacctgttggtttaCAAGAGGCTGAGTTGGccaccgatggttgtggggaccgcaggacaggcttctgaggtATATAGcagacatttactccatggtacacagcgccttcatctgccgtaagctccagatgtatggaggagatctctcccccccagtaaaaTCAGACACCAGGTTGAGGTATATTTAACTGGAATGTATTTATTCCTGTACACTCACAGCAACACGGCAGTCCTCTGCCTAACACAGTCTGTAGTCTGGTCTCCAAActtgggatggtccctggaccttcactatgggTCAATGGCCCCCGCAGCAGGCCTTGCTCtccccagccctctagcaggaccaggggaacaggtaatcactcactctcccccttaaggAAGAGGACCAGGATCTGACAGTGCAGAGCAGTccggtgtgataccttgtctctctcatggTAGAGacacactactgaatttggggttgcacctctcttaagtacagtaggggggaaGGTATCAGGTCTGAACCCATGATTGGGTAGCACACAGACCTagtcacacctcctcccctgtcactcaagggactgcctgtgtggggaaaacccatgattagtactggcactgcctgctcttaccaggacctGAATGCCAATGAGGGCAGAATGatagccagaaaccagccatgACTACATTACATTTCAGAATTAAATGAACACGAAATGTGTGTTGTCACAAGGTTGTCATCCTATAATGAATATGGTGTGGTCAATGTTAATAAGGGAGGGAAATATTTCCCTTAATCTATAAAccagaatttaaaaaaagtttgaaGTCCGAACTAAGTAGAAAGAAAGGCCCATAACTGGCACAGAGCAGGTGTCTTTGTCttctgtgtgtattacagggatGATCACTTCCAACATCGTGTTAGGGAAGGAGTGTCTCTCACAGAATTAAATATGAAACTTATATTGACtcaaattttttataataaagtgTGAGAACCCATCAGGACCCGGTGGTTTATTAGTTTTTACTTGTTGAATGGTTTTGGCTATTTCGTGGTTTGTTATAGGAGATTCAAGTTTTTCCATATCGGCGGGAAAGATCTTAGGTAGAGCAGACTTTTGGAGATAGGTCGATAGCCTGTCATTCCAGTTGGAGGATGTTTCCTCTTTGTTTTTCTATGTTATAGAGTAAAGATGAAAAGAGATGGCATTCTTCCCAAATAAGGGAGGGGTCATGAGTCAGGTCACCTTTAGTGGTGTAAACTGCTTTCACATTATTTTACATTTGCATTTCTCAGTTTATTTGCATGCATTTTATCGGCTTTTTGTAATATTTCTGCATGGTCCATTAGAGACCTACTTTTT comes from Ascaphus truei isolate aAscTru1 chromosome 4, aAscTru1.hap1, whole genome shotgun sequence and encodes:
- the LOC142492175 gene encoding uncharacterized protein LOC142492175 → MEQVSSPGSASSTLLEEHHGDEDDEYDEDDATEETEIQSCDHEEVPIETVVPPNRPSTSTYDAIVASEGKIVDAENRRHSDMMTVLERMIGLQEETVSQLAHLHRVFIEVPKQLQKINTSFEALVVQQTQANYWRMTNVPQFNTSQPGSVHAGQFSPHSSDIHSPGPNVTGQVADIAVQVPDDILPLPSVQIQQQTPTKEATKTKQDTHETDQPSLVQCLPTCSHVSLGTSPVREQSLPKSPVGESLPKSPVGESLPKSPVGESLPKSPVGESLPKSPVGESLPKSPVGESLPKSPVGESLPKSPVGESLATSPVGESLATSPVGEQSLATSPAREVPEATQSGSVVPKVGGKRKRKIQETTSRPVTRSQKEQKK